The stretch of DNA TCGTGCATATGTAGGAGGACCGCTTAGCCATCCTTGAGATATTGAGCACCGGCATCTCATTGGCCCCTGACGTGGACCTGGGAAATGTGGCGGGGGCGACTGACGGATTCACCGGCGCCGATCTGAAAGCGCTCCTCTACAACGCCCAGCTGGAGACATTAAATAGCCGTCTGGATGTAAGTGACACACAAAATGTCTTGGAACAACAAAGTACCATAAAATGAagatatcattcattcattttcaaaaccgcTTATCCTGATCAGGGTCGTGGGTTACTGGCGCCAATccgaaaggcggactacaccctaaactggtcgccagtcaattgtAGGGGacgcacagagacagacaaggGTTTGCACTTACAAAGAACCACTACACTGTAAGGTGGCCAATTAAGATATAGGTTTCTCAAAAATATTGCTGTCTCGCAGTGAGAAAAtaaaccctttcatgcacaaattgtgcctttaaaaaaaaaaaaaaaaaaacttacaggGCCCTCAATgggttaaatactatgaaaaatcAACTTTAGAGCGTTACTTATAaccagtgtatttctgttttattcatttcGATTTAAAAAGTTTAACTTTTAACATTGTATGAATTTGTAATGATATACTAAAAGcacattattcatttttagaaaGCTATTATTTAAGGTTTGTTTTACGGCAAAATTAGTCACTCGACCCCCAAAGCGTTAAACCTCAATTTTGGCCCATTTTTGGGTAACTGTCCACTGTAGAGATCCTGAAGATctaaaatttattgttttgaaaaattgcggtaaaaaacattcatttccaTTTACACATTTTAAACAACATATCGAATACTTGATCGAGTAACCAAAGGAGGTCATTTAAAACTCATAAATATTCAAATTGTCACAGTTGGATTGCTTGTGGTCTGatatttggactttttaaaACTGTCCTGCTTACATTTAACCACATCCTCTCGGTTTCAGGAGACGACGTGCGACATGAGCCTGTCCTCCATGATGTTTCCAAACAACAGTAGCGGTTCCGAAGACCTCATGGACGACGAGGACGAAGACGGGGACGATGGCAGATGTCCCGAGTCCGCCGACGTACTGCGTTTGGATGAACGAcagcaaaaagaagaaaatgctgCTGACACCTGGAGGATTTACTTTGGAACCTCCTTTGAGTTGGAGTCTGCTGAAGTGAGTTTTTTATCAAATTTCAGTCGTTGCTAGAAAATTCTAAACCCCTAAAGTAATACTTAACCTTTAATAGAGTACTCgtttaactcattaactgccattgacggcgccaaaagtccaatccactttgaccgGCAGAGGTAGGCATtgattctatttaaaaaacactgaTAAAACTGGAATTATTCTcttcaattattttaaatggttcatcttttttaaaagaaaaaatatttgctatGAAGATAGTTATATAGTTAagttaaatgaattgaacattATCACGGGCGGGCATTGGTTTAATTGTAaatagtgttttatttatttgtttttttgaaagATTCAAAAGATtgcttctatttaaaaaaaaaaactatgataaAACTGGGACTATTCTCTTcaattgtttaaaatatttcatctttttaacattttttaaaacaaaaaatatttcttatgaAGATACAGTTATATAGATAagttaaatgaattgaacattATCAAGGGCAGGCATTGGTTTTATTGTAAATAGTGTTTTATTTGctgttgttttacattttttgaagGATTAAAAAGAttgattctattttaaaaacaaactgatAAAACTGGGATTATTATGttcaattatttaaaatgtttcatctttttaaaacattttttaaaagaaaaaatatttgctatGAAGATATAGATAagttaaatgaattgaacatcATGGGCGTTCATTGGTTTAATTGTAaatagtgttttatttatttgtttttgtttttaacatttattgAATGATTAAAAAGATTGATTCtattttaaccaaaaaaaactaTGATAAAACTGGGATTATTCTCAGtgtttcatctttttaaaacaaaaaaaatatttgctataAAGATTAGATTATTTAGATaagtcaaatgaatgaaaatgggtTTATTCACCTTAACTGATTTAAGCACCAGGAATACTACCTCAACAAACGCCCCCCTTCTCCTTCGGTACAGGACACCGAAGTAGCGACCCCCGAGTCCAGTTGGTCACATCCACCCCTGGCCATGCCCTCTCTCAAGAATGGTTTCCAGCCTCTCAGCCACGAACAGCAACAGCGCCTTCAGCAGGAAGTGGCGTGCATCAAGCTAAACCACCGCAGAGCCAACGTATGTATGCAAACTACCTTTTCGCATTTTCTCCACCGTGTTGCGTTCGTGTGTAATCTGTGATTGTGTCCGCTCAGGGGGAACAAGTGCGTGTCGGGTCCAAAGCCAAACAGCCGGGCATCCTGCTGCGACGTCGCCACGTGCTGGCCGCTTTGGACGCCACCAGGCCGTCGCTCGGAAAGGACGACTGGACAAGATACCAAATTCTGTGGGTGGCGCAAAAACTGCTCACGTTGCAAATGCTAACCAAGTTAACGTGTGtgtcatgttgtgtttttttttcaggtatgAGGCTTTTTCGGGAGGCAGAGCAAGCACACAAATGTGCCAACCAGGACAACGCGTGACGTTAGCGTGATCATCTCACAAAACAGGTCATTGTTATTTATCCTTAATTGCTTTAGATAATATATAGCCATTGCTAAGCACTCTTGTTACCACATAATtcacttttaaaatgatttaatggatctaaaaggtttttttaaaataatagtttaaatattttctttatataACTAAACAGCTAAATAATTCCTTATTGCAAATTAgttgaaattaaatttaaaggcCATAGTTTTGTATAACTGGGGAAAAATCACCTTTTTAATGATTCCAAAATTAGGACTTATTGTATTGATGCAATATAATTGTATAAATTCATCACATAAATGCAAAGTACCTAAAGCAGGCTTTTTATGGTGGCATTTGACTTAACTGCTAATGATCATTCAACCTTATTTAGGCTTTATTTGTACCATTTCTGCACACTAATATGtcactaaaaacagagaaattCACTTCTTTCAACCTTTAATGTAAACAGCAGTTTTGTGGGACTTTGAAAAATCCTAAAGACAAAATGTGACTGGTTTTAAATAGGAACAATGTGTAAGTGaatgtaaatactgtattttgtttatatatatatatcaaaaaaaTCATACTAGAAATCACAACCATGatctctttttaaataaaatcaatacattAACTTTCAAATTGTTTTCAAGACATGAGCTTCCCTTTCCTCCCAAATATCTTCATTGACAGCTttacaattagaaacacaatgATAAAGTAAATATTGCTCAGGAATGTGGCGTACAGCAGTCGTTTAGGGAATTTGTGACAACAAAAGTTGTAACAGTCTTGCGTGGACGAGAAGTGAGATTTTTGTGGGCTGgggaaaggggggaaaaaaaaaaaaacatttagctgCCACGATTACGGTGTAACTCGTGTGTCATGTGACAGGAAATGAATGGACTACATCTAACATGGCCGCTTCTCCCTGCACAGAAGCCCTGAGGACAAATCGGAAGAAAAACAATGGAATTTCTCAATTTTAAGGTAAGACTTCTTGGTTTCTTCACATCCCCATGgccacagatttaaaaaaaaacaaaaccctcACAGTTCTTGATATCGTCCAGTTttaagggggtgggggggtccaGTGAGTACAGCAGGGCGAAGCAAAAGCTAGTTACAATCGTAAACAAAGTCATAATTGCTGGGCTCTTTGGGAATAGGGGGCGGAGCTTCAGGAATCTGAATGTTTTCCAGGTCAAGTAGGCGTAGCTTCATCTCCATGGAGAGCAGCGTGTCCATGTCGGATTTGGTGTAGTCGCTGGTCATCTCCTTGCCCAGGAGTGCGTTCAGACCGTCGGTCCACACGCAGTACTGTGTGCAAAATCGGGACCAGTAAGATACGGTTTTTCAcagtaacatacctgtcaacctctgccgataactgcccttataaatgattatgattccccttacaaaccccccaaaaaccttacaaacaccgtacgacgagtcgtacggtgtttgtaaggttttgggggggtttgtaaggggaatcataatcatttataagggcagttatcggcagaggttgacagttATGCAGTAACATGAACAAATGAGCGATGTTCCGATCCAATCAATAAAACTATTTTGGGAGAATCTCAATTTAATTCATTAGTACCGTCATGTGTTTGAGTAATACTAGAATTTTGGTTGGAATGCCCTCAAATTTTCAAAGCATACGTAGAAACATtccaagtttttgtgtgtaacgtttgccATTTCTATGTTTTCAGGTTGAGAAATGCCGgtgaaaagaaaaggcattttgcttGTGAGCGTATGCTTGGACTCAGTCACCGAAGACAGTGCAGCGTGCCTTCAAAAGTTAGGACTTGGCACCAGAAAAATTGAAGAAAAGGACTGGAATGTGGACTTGTTTCCACACTTGCTTCTCTGAAGACTACGCAGGGAGGCTTCACAAATTGGTTGCACTGTCTCAAAATGATCGGCCTACGAAATGacgtcaaacattttggaacaccctgcaCTAATCAGGTAAAAGTTAGCTTTTTCTAAGattatagcatacctgtcaacctctgccgataactgcccttataaatgattatgattccccttacaaaccccccaaaaaccttacaaacaccgtacgacgagtcatacggtgtttgtaaggtttttgggggggttgtaaggggaatcataatcatttataagggcagttatcggcagaggttgacaggtatgttataggATCTACTGAAAATATCGGATCTCATGTTCTAGTTGGGCTCATGGCATACTAcactgaaaacgcctgatctcggaaGGTAAGCAGAGTCgagcctggttagtacttggatgggaatACCAGGTTCTGTAACCTCTTATGTTACCAAGGGGAATTAGTTCAGTtattagtgcgtcagcctcgcagctctggtgtcctgggttcaaatcccggccTGGGAATACCAGATGCTGTAAACTCTTATGTTACCAAGAGGAAGTAGCTCAAGTGGCAAAGTGCTTGCTTGGCATGTGAGAACAAGTGGGATCTGTAATATACACGGATTGTGAAGGGAGCCCCGTGGCCTAAGtagttagtgtgtcagccttgCGCCCTTAcagctctggcgtcctgggttcaaatcccggtcagtcctgtgtggagtttgtcctgcgatcggctggccactgctTCAGGGTGCACCAAGATTCCAATTTTGGGCAATTCAGCagcagtggccagccgatcgcagtgatctgaccgggatttgaacccgggacacCAGAGCTATGAGGATGCAACGCACTAACTACTTAAGCCACGGAGCCCCATTCACAATCTGTATACATTAGAGatcccactgcttctcacaTGCTGAGTGAGCACTTTACCACTTGAGCTCATTTTGCTTCGTAACAGAAGAGTTTACaacacctggtattcccaggccaggatttgaacccaggccatCAAAGCTGCGAAGCACGATCTACTGAGCTAATTTCCCCTTGGTAACATAAGAggttacagcacctggtattcccatccaagtactaaccaggcttGACTTTGCTTACCttccgagatcaggcgtttttaGGGTAGTATGCCGTAAACCCAAAAAAGGACATGAGATCCGACATTTTGAGTAGAACCTATAATCTTAGAAAAAgcaaacttttacctgtttagtgcaGATTTTTAATTGAGTTTGGCCCAcaaatacagggtgttccaaaatgtttgacctcaTTTCAtaggccaatcattttaaaactgTGGAGCTGATTCGTGAAACCTTCCTGCGTGGAAACAAACCCACATTCCAGTCCTTTTCTTGAAATGttttggtgccaagtcctaatttTTGAAGGCACGCTGCATTGTCTTTGGTGACTGAGTCCTAGCATACTCTACCACACAAAATGCCTTCTCTTTGAATGGCATTTCTCAACCTGttaagatagaaatgccaaacgttacacacaaaaacctacctttctacacaagctgtgaaaatttaaaGTCAATCCAATGAAAATTctcaaaatgattggcctatGAAATGGGGCCAAACATTTTCCTACACCCTGTATATGATATGTTATATGTTGCTTACAATGTTTttagcattattatttttttactggttgAGAAAATATATAGGAATCCgattggaaataaaaaaattcagacaCCTCTATTGCAAAACACATCTCACCTCGTGCTTGTCCGGAGCGATAAAGTTTAAATACTCGTCTGACTCGTAAAGAATTGAGAAGGCCAACTCCAACACCTCctgcagttaaaaagaattatgATGATAGGTTAATCGATCGTCTCGCTCGTTGCTGATCTTTGTCAGCCCACCTTGTTCTGCTTGAGGGCACCCTTCTCTTTCATGTGAGGACAGTCTTTTCCCGTGATGACGGCTTTAATGTCTGCCACGGGCACTGGGGGGGGAAACATCAATTGTGGTTAAACGCCACTGTGTCAATGTGTCACTTTAGGCAAAATGCTGGCGCTCACGTTTGTCCTGCAGAGAGTCGTGAGGTACCTCCCCCTGGGGACTCTCCTCCAGGTCCCCATAGTGGAGGACCTTGTGGTTGGGGGACAACCGGCAGTACCAGAATTTGTCTGAAAGTGGGACAGAgacgagaacaaaaaaaaacgtattactTTAAAAGAGGTACTCTAAATGCCGTAACTGATATTTTCAAGTGTTATCCTACACAAGCTTCCCGCCGATAACCTAGAAAAGAACTCACTGAATCAACTTAGAAAATGACTGAGATTTTCAATGTACATTATCACGCTAACTTGATAAAATGCCAAAAAAGTAATGCAACAAAAAGTAAGGTTAGGTGCACTGTTAAATAAACTGTTTGTATAGGGATACGCTAATGGGTCAATATGTCGGCGTGCTAGGAGGATGCGAGCTTGCTTCCGGGTAGCGCAGCCCTGAAAAGACGCCTTTGGTGACGCTTGTCCACAGGAGCAGACGGACCCGTGGGCGGTGTGGGGGACGCTCGCAAGTGAGAGCTCACCTTGTCTCCTGCGACTGCTGATCTTCCTGAAGCACGTTCCTTCACACAGTCGATTAAGCCTCTGTTGTTTGATCAGCTCCATTATCTCCGGCTGGATCTTCTCCCTCAGCTCCCTGTGCCAAGCGCACAAATGTGCCGGAATAAAAGAGAAGGTGGTTGGTTGCCACAATCACAGAGACGTCATCAACGATCAGTCAAAGTCATCCTGACACATTGACACCCATTTCCAT from Stigmatopora argus isolate UIUO_Sarg chromosome 21, RoL_Sarg_1.0, whole genome shotgun sequence encodes:
- the elmo1 gene encoding engulfment and cell motility protein 1 isoform X5 gives rise to the protein MQVVREQIMRALTLKPNSLDQFKSRLQNLSYAEILKIRQSERMNQEDFQSRPILELREKIQPEIMELIKQQRLNRLCEGTCFRKISSRRRQDKFWYCRLSPNHKVLHYGDLEESPQGEVPHDSLQDKLPVADIKAVITGKDCPHMKEKGALKQNKEVLELAFSILYESDEYLNFIAPDKHEYCVWTDGLNALLGKEMTSDYTKSDMDTLLSMEMKLRLLDLENIQIPEAPPPIPKEPSNYDFVYDCN